From Miscanthus floridulus cultivar M001 unplaced genomic scaffold, ASM1932011v1 fs_504_4, whole genome shotgun sequence, a single genomic window includes:
- the LOC136532010 gene encoding peroxidase 40-like — MAHSTTLALHLLVVVVLALTFAASASVSAPVNKSCVTGSAGASVSIGYGGARASAGAGVSLGADAYRTTCPRAEEVVRAAVERAVAADPRMAASLLRLHFHDCFVNGCDGSVLLDDKPFFVGEKTAVPNANSLRGFEVIDAIKAELERECPETVSCADLLAIAARDSVVVSGGPSWEVEVGRKDSLTASLQGANINLPAPTSGVATLVQKFRSVGLSAKDMVALSGAHTIGKARCTSFSARLAGVGGDSEGGAGAFKDLTFLQSLQQLCTGSAGSALAHLDLATPATFDNQYYINLLSGDGLLPSDQALVSPSSGAGAVPGVEADVASLVAIYAFDASVFFQDFAESMLRMGRLAPGAGTGTSGEVRRNCRVVNSSG; from the exons ATGGCTCACTCCACCACCTTGGCCCTGCACCTGCTAGTCGTCGTCGTGCTGGCGCTCACCTTTGCTGCCTCTGCCAGTGTCTCCGCCCCCGTCAACAAGTCGTGCGTCACAGGTAGCGCCGGCGCCAGTGTGAGCATCGGCTACGGCGGGGCAAGAGCCAGCGCCGGCGCTGGCGTGTCCCTTGGCGCCGACGCGTACCGGACCACCTGCCCCCGCGCCGAGGAGGTCGTCCGTGCGGCCGTCGAGAGGGCCGTCGCTGCCGACCCACGCATGGCTGCTTCTCTCCTGCGCCTCCAtttccacgactgcttcgtcaAC GGCTGTGACGGCTCCGTTCTTCTGGACGACAAGCCGTTCTTCGTTGGCGAGAAGACGGCTGTGCCCAACGCCAACTCGCTCAGGGGCTTCGAGGTCATTGACGCCATCAAGGCCGAGCTGGAGCGGGAGTGCCCAGAGACAGTCTCCTGTGCCGACCTCCTTGCCATCGCTGCCCGTGACTCCGTCGTGGTG TCGGGCGGGCCGAGCTGGGAGGTAGAGGTCGGCCGGAAGGACAGCCTCACCGCCAGCCTGCAGGGCGCCAACATCAACCTCCCAGCACCGACGTCTGGCGTCGCCACCCTCGTGCAGAAGTTCAGGAGCGTCGGCCTCTCTGCCAAGGACATGGTCGCACTCTCCG GCGCGCACACCATCGGGAAAGCGCGGTGCACTTCGTTCAGTGCGCGCCTTGCCGGCGTCGGCGGCGACTCGGAAGGCGGCGCGGGCGCGTTCAAGGACCTGACCTTCCTGCAGTCGCTGCAGCAGCTGTGCACGGGATCAGCTGGATCGGCGCTGGCGCACCTCGACCTCGCCACACCGGCGACCTTCGACAACCAGTACTACATCAACCTGCTCTCCGGCGACGGCCTGCTGCCATCAGACCAGGCGCTAGTGTCGCCGTCGTCGGGTGCGGGTGCCGTGCCTGGGGTAGAGGCGGACGTCGCCAGCCTTGTCGCCATCTATGCCTTCGACGCGTCCGTGTTCTTCCAGGACTTCGCGGAGTCCATGCTGCGGATGGGGAGGCTTGCACCCGGCGCCGGCACCGGCACCAGTGGCGAGGTCCGCCGGAACTGCCGGGTGGTGAACAGCTCCGGCTAG